The Syntrophotalea acetylenivorans genome contains the following window.
AAGAAAGCGGCCTCACGAATCAGATCGGCCACATCGATGAATCGCGAAGACAAGCGATTTTTATCATCGATAAGCCGTGCTGCATGCTCTACGACACGCGCCACGCCGCCCGGTGCAAAGGGCAGCAATTCTTCTTCCTGGCATTTGGTCGCCACAAACAAGGCGTACTGCTGAACATTCTCCCAAGTGTTCTCCATCATGCGGTCGAAGTCGGCCTTGACCTTAAAATATTTGCGGAAATCCGGATCGAGCTGATAAAGCAGATAGTAAAGCCAGGGGACGCCAATCAAAACCACCTTGCAACTCAGAGGAACCGGCTCCGGCTTGAGAGAAACGGTAGCGATCAGCCGATACTGTTCAGCCATATCTTCAATTTTAATTTCACCATTTCTCAGGCTGCGCTTTAAGGCCTCGTAGGAGAAGAGGTTCATCAGCATCTCGCGGCAATCAAGGATAAGGTAGCCGCCGTTGGCGCGATGCAGCGCTCCGGACTTGACCATGGTGAAGTTGGTGGTCGCCGTGCCGGAGGTGATAATGTGCTCAATACGTCCAAAGAGGTTAAAATAGGTCGGGTTCGCTTCGTAAACGACCGGTGCCCCCTTGGCCTCGCTATTGTCCACAAACAGATTGATGCGATACCGATCAAAGGAAGGCTCTTGGCGGCCCATTTTACCCCCCGGCAGCACCTGCGTGCCCTGCGACGGGCGAAATTCGTCAACACGGTCGATTATATCTTTCATGCAGTTCTCAAAATGTGCCAGAACCTTCGGATATTTCTGATATTTTTCAGCCAGATCTTCGTAAATATGGCACAGGGTTCTGCTGAGTAAATCCTTTTCCATTTTGAGGGTGGTGGCACGGGTCTCTTTTTCCAGCTCAACAACTTTCCGCAATACTTCATTGAGCTGCTCCTGCAACACTGCGCCCTTTTCCTCAATGGCCTGACGGTCAGCTTCCTCAAGATCGGCAAAGTCTTTCTGGGAAAGGGGCTCATCATCCTTGGTCGGTACCAGAACCAATCCGCCTACGGTGCGCTGCAGAAGAAACCCCTCTTTATTGACCTGTTCTTCAAGTTCCTGCACCAGCTTTTTGTTCTTTTCCTGTGATTCACTGGCAATCTGGTTTTTGGATTGCTCGTACTCTTTACTTTCAAAAAGCTTGGGAATGGCGGCAACCAACTGCATTACCAACGCATCGACATCCTTATGAAACTCTTTGCCTTCACCGGCAGGCAAACGGATATAAGTAGGATTGGATCCATCGCCGAAGTCATGAACATAGCACCAGTCATCCGGCACAGGTTCCTTCAGGGAACGCTTTTCAAGAAGCTTTTTGATGGTCGATGAACGCCCGGTTCCCGCTTCTCCCAGAATAAATATATTGAAACCGTCAGCTTCAATACCCAGACCGAATTCGATGGCAGCAAGGGCTCTGTTCTGTCCAATTGTTTCTTCGAGGCAAGAAAGCTTCTCGGTTGTTTCAAATTCGAATTGAGCCGGATCGCAACGCCAGGTCAGTTCTTCGGGACTGAGCCGATATTGTTTCACGATATGCCCCCTTCTCTGCGGTTTTGTGGTTCCTTAATGCCCGTTTCAATAACACAGACGATTCCGTTGGGCAGTCAGACATTTTTCTAATATAATAGTAACAATCTGGTCCTTGTTGGCAAGCCGACCAAGTTGAATAACGAGTACGAACATCCTCCCTTTCCAAGCTCTTTAAAGGACGGCTTGAACAGTTTTTCTGGAACCGGAGGTATCTCCCTTTAATGGTGGATGCGGAACTTTTTATGCAGTCGTTTTTGGAAAATATTGTCACGTTACTACCAGGAGGAGGCCTCTACTATCTTCTTATTGGCACCGTTGCACTGCTCGAATCGATAGTTTTGATAGGTCTTTTGGTACCGGGAAGCACGCTTGTTCTATTGGTCGGTTTTTTGGCGGCTCACGGCAAGGGAGATATGACTGCGATCGCAATATCTGCCCTGACCGGGGCTTTAGTTGGCGACATGTGCAGCTATGTTCTAGGAAGCCGTTTCGGAACCCGGCTACTACAAAGTAATCTCTTTAGAAAACGTCTCGGTCTGATCAGAAAAGCAGAACTCTTTTTTGCCAGGCACGGTGGCAAAAGCCTTTTTTTAGGCCGTTTCGCCGGCCCCCTGCGAGGCAGTGTTCCCTTTGTCGCAGGCTGCTCAGCCATGCGCCCTGGAGCCTTTTCCCGCAACACGCTGCTAAGCTGTATCCTCTGGGGCATCATCTATCCGGGCCTGGGTTATCTCGGCGCGGCCAGTTGGCAAAAAGTAACGCAGCTGACCGGTCAATTCAGCCTGCTGCTGGCCACTCTGGTGGTGTTATTTATCCTCAACAGTCTGTTCTGGAAAAAGTTCTTCCCCCGAATAGTCAAACGCTCCCAATCCTTGTGGGTGCGCCTGAGCGCTGCCTGGCGGTCTTGTCTGTCTCGGCCGGGAGTCACCGCTCTAGCGAAACGGTTCCCGCGCCTATGGTCCTTTGCCGCCGACCGTTTCAGCATGAAAAAGGGTTCGGGACTCTATTTGACCTGTGGTTTTGCCTTCAGCACCCTGTTTGCCGGATTATTTTTCGGGCTGCTGAACTCCTTTGCTCTGGTTGCTCGCATCGATCAGAAACTCTATATGGTCTTTGAGCAACTGCATCACCCCCTGGCCGATCGCCTGATGCTGCTGGTTTCCTCTCTGGCAAACCTCCCGGCCCTGCTAATTTTTTGCGGCCTGTTACTGCTCTGGCTGGTTCTCAATAATCGGGATTTCTCCGCAGCGATCCTGCTGGTCGGCATAGGCGGAGGGCAACTGTTGGTGTTTCTGGGGAAAGTATTCTTTCATCGTTTACGGCCATTACCCTTTTTTGAGCAACTCCAGTCGACCAGCGCCAGTTTCCCCAGCGGGCATGCATTCTCAGCTCTTCTGTTTGTCGGTTTGTTGGCCTACTACCTGTTCGGGGCTCTCCGCTACTGGCAATCACGCCTGATGATGATCATTCTGTTGAGTTTCATCACCCTGGTGGTTGGACTCAGTCGCTGCTACCTGGGGCTGCACTGGTTTAGCGACATCGTGGCCGGTTACCTTTTTGCTGCCGTCTGGCTGACCTTTCTCCTTACCACACTGGAGGTTCGGCGCCGCTTTACCGGAGAATTCCCCTGGCGCTCCGGTTGGCAGCCTTTAAACCTTTCGGCTCGGCAACGCACCACCATTATGGCCTTGGCGAGCGGTGTCGCTCTCTACGCCATGGTCCGATATCTATTGCTTCAGCTTGGCCTTCTATAGAGGTCTGGTCCTGCATGGATCTGTTGCAAATTAAGATTGGATTCTTTAGGATGAGCCGTCTTGACAATGACTTGAGATTGGTATCAGCCCCATAGAGAGAAGAGTAAAATGACTGTCAGACTACCCGCCGAATGGGAACCCCAGGATGGGGTCCTGCTGGCCTGGCCTCACGAAAATACCGACTGGGCGGCTGTACTGCCGCAGATAGAACCGGTCTTTTTACAACTGGCCACCACTATAAGCCGTTATGAACAGGTGTTGATTGTCACGACCGACCCCGACTCCCTTCGCGATAAGCTAGAAGCCTTCGGCTCAACAATGGCTGCCATCACCCTGGTCCAGGCCTCCTTTGACGACACCTGGTGCCGCGACTTCGGACCGATTACCGTACTGGCCCATAGCGCACCCCGCCTGCAAGATTTTGTATTCAATGGCTGGGGCAATAAATTCCTTGCGGAGCAGGACAACGCTATTACAGGTCATCTGCAACACCGGAACCTTTTTGCGGCCCCCGTCGATTACAGGCCCCTGGTTTTGGAAGGGGGCAGTATCGAAAGCGACGGTTGCGGCACCCTGCTGACCACCAGCCAGTGCCTGCTCAATCCCAACCGCAATCCGGATTACAGCAAAGGGCAAATCGAAAAGGAGCTACAGGAGACTCTCGGTTGCCGGCGCATTCTTTGGCTGTATCAGGGCCATTTGCTCGGTGACGACACCGACGCCCATATCGACACCCTGGCCCGTTTTGCCCCCAACGATACGATCCTTTATGTCGCCTGCGATGACCCCGAGGACGAACATTACCCGGCTCTTTCCCGCATGGCCGAAGAACTGACGGCCTTTCGCACCAAAGCCGGACAGCCCTATCGCCTGCTGCCCCTGCCCTGGCCCGCTGCCCGCTTCGACGATGACGGTCAGCGGTTGCCAGCGACTTATGCCAATTTTCTGATCATCAACGGTGCAGTGCTGGTGCCCACCTACTGCGATCCACAGGATGATAAGGCCCTGGCCACCGTAAGATCTGCTTTCCCCGGTCGGGAGATTATCGGCATCGATTGCTCAGCAGTGATTCTGCAACATGGTTCCCTGCATTGCCTGACCATGCAACTGCCTCAAGGAGTATTGTCATGACCCGTCAACCATCCTTAAACGTCGGCCTGGTCCAACAGAGCTGCTGCGACAACCGCCAGGAAAACATCGACCGCAGCATCGCCGGCATTCGTCAGGCCGCCTCCCAGGGCGCCACATTGGTCGTGCTACAAGAGCTGCATACCAGTCTCTATTTTTGCCAAACCGAGGATTGTGACCGGTTCGATCTGGCCGAAGCCATCCCCGGCCCTTCCACCGAACAATTTGGCCACATCGCCAAGGAACTTGGCGTCGTGCTGGTCGCCTCCCTATTTGAAAAGCGTGCCGCCGGGCTCTACCACAACACCGCCGTGGTCCTGGAAAAAGACGGCAGCATCGCCGGCCGCTACCGCAAGATGCACATCCCCGACGATCCCGGTTATTATGAAAAGTTCTATTTCACCCCCGGTGACCTTGGCTTTCAGCCTATCACCACCTCCGTCGGCAAGCTGGGAGTGCTGGTTTGCTGGGATCAATGGTATCCCGAGGCGGCCCGCCTGATGGCCCTGGCCGGCGCCGAAATCCTCATCTACCCCACTGCCATCGGCTGGGATCCCGCCGATTCAAAAGAAGAACAGGCCCGGCAGCTCGACGCCTGGCAGACTATTCAAAGGGGCCATGCCATTGCTAACGGCCTTCCGGTGGTCAGCGTCAACCGGGTCGGTCTGGAACCGAATCCTGAAAAAGATGCGCCGGGTGCAATGTTCTGGGGCAATAGTTTCGTTGCCGGCTGTCAAGGGGAGCTTTTGGCTAAGGCCGGAGACAAACAAGAAGAGGTGTTGGTGGTCGAAATCGATCGGCAACGCAGTGAACAAGTGCGGCGTATCTGGCCCTTCTTAAGGGACCGACGTATCGATGCCTATGGGGAACTGACGAAAAGATTTAGGGATTAGTTTGAAAATCACATAATCTTTAAAAAAGAAAAAGGACCATGGTTCTTCGCCACGGTCCTTGTCATTTAATCATTTAGCTGTAAACTGGGTGGGGAGTGGAATCAACCAACAAAAACGTCCTGGCGACGGGCACGATTAGCCAGGATGGTATGATCGATCATTTCTCCACATGAGTAGCACTTCCATGCATCGAAGACCCTAACAAAGTCATAAAATTTTTCTGCGTACATTCTGCCTTTGCATTTTGGGCATCTCATCTGGTTTCCCCCTTTGTGAATTATGGTAGATAGTAACGGTTGATGTTCATCCACATGTCTATTATTAATTACACAAGGTATGCCAGTTAAGAACTCAGTCAGGGGGTTCGCCGGCGGATGCAAGCATTGACAACAATTTTCCTACTATTTTTTGCTGAGTTACAAGAATTGATTATTTTTAAAAAAAACGTTCCCACGCAGCCAAACGGCCTGGGCCGATCCCCGGGACCCGTTCTAGCTGGGCAAAAGAGGTAAAATCGCCATTTTTTTGGCGGTCCAACTCAATAGCAGCCGCTAACTTTGGCCCGATTCCGGGGAGAGCCATCCAATCGGCGGTAGTCATGGTCTGCGGTTGTAATGGGATGCCTAATACAATCCGTCGAGAAGCCGGCATCCATGTTCTTTTTACCTCAATAATTTCAGCGCCTTCCAGACGAATACAAAGAGTTTCTCCAGAAGTAAGAGGCTTATCAATTGATGCTTTTTCGCATCGATCAGAGTTTCGCTCACCAAGCGTCACTTGAATGACGCTGCGCGGAGTAAATCCGTCAATAAATTGATGAACCCCTTGATCGGGAAATCCCTCTCCCAGCTCGATCCATATCCCTTCGCTGTCACCAACAGAAACGGCCGGGGGATTCTCCTCCATGAGGGAATCCACCCGGCCGTATCGAATACCAGCAGTCAACAGCATCAAGGCTACCGTCAACAGCAGCCCTGCCTTGTTGTTCATTCGTCTTCCGCATCCTTTAACAGTTTGTATTGCAGGGCATCGACCAGGGCCTGGTAAGAGGCGTCGATAATATTGTCGCTAACCCCTACCGTTCCCCAACGCATATTTTTATCTCCCGACTCGAGCAATACCCGGGTAATGGACGCGGTACCTTTGCCGGTAGGCAACACCCGCACCTTGTAATCAAAGAGACGCATGTCTTTAACCTGCGGGTAAAAACTCTCAAGAGCTTTGCGCAAAGCGTTATCCAGGGCGTTGATCGGTCCGCTGCCCTCGGCTGCGGTATGTTCTATGCGGCCTCCGACCTTGACCTGTACCGTGGCTTCGGAAAAGGGTTTTTCCTCGCCGTGGCGCTTGGAATCGATAACCCGGAAACCGATGATGGAAAAGAATTGCTTTACCGAACCGAGGGCGCGGCGCATGAGCAATTCGAAGGAGGCTTCGGCACCCTCGAACTGATAACCTTTGTTCTCCAGATCCTTGATCTTTTCCAGGATCTCCATGGTTACCGGGTCTTTGCTGTCGAGATTGATATTGAACTGCTCGGCCTTGGCCAGCACGTTAGAGCGCCCGGACAGGTCGGAGACCAGCACCCGGGTAACATTGCCGACCTGTTCGGGGCGGATATGTTCATAGGTTTCCGGATGACGCTGAATGGCCGAGACATGGACACCGCCCTTGTGGGCGAAAGCGGAGTTCCCGACATAAGCCTGGTGCGGATTGGGCACCAGATTGGCCAGTTCATAAACATAGCGGGATACTTCCCGCAGCCGCTGCAATTGTTTCTCGGTCAGGCATTGGTGCCCCATCTTCAACTGCAGGGAGGCGATAATGGAGCAGAGGTTGGCATTGCCGCAACGTTCGCCAAATCCGTTCAGAGTACCCTGCACATGGACGATACCATGTTCTACCGCCATCAATGAATTGGCCACCGCACACTCGCTATCGTTGTGCGTATGAATGCCAAGAGGCGTCTGGATATGCTTTTTCACCTCGGTCAGAATAGCGGGCAATTCATGGGGCAAGGTACCGCCATTGGTATCGCACAGCACGATACAGTCGGCCTGAGCCTGCTGGGCCGCCTTGAGGGTGTCGATAGCGTACTCGGGATTGGCCTTGTACCCGTCGAAAAAATGCTCGGCGTCGTAGAAAACCTCGGCAACATGCTGCTTGAGATAAGCCAGGGAATCGTAGATCAACTCCAGATTGGCTTCGCCACTGATGCGCAGCGCCTCTCGGACGTGAAAATCCCAGGTCTTGCCGAAGATAGTCACCGCATCCGGCTCGGCCTCGATCAGGGTCCGCAGGTTGTTGTCCTTTTCCGGTGTGGTCTTGGCCCGCCGGGTTGAACCGAAAGCAGCAATCTTGGCCTGTTTCAGGGAGACCTTTTTGACCTCCTTAAAAAAAGCGATGTCCTTGGGATTGGATCCCGGCCAACCACCCTCGATATAATGAACACCTAACTCGTCAAGTTTCTGAGCAATCCGGATCTTGTCCGCCACCAGAAAAGAAATTTCTTCCGCCTGGGTTCCGTCCCGCAAGGTCGTATCGTACAGATGGATCAAACTCATGGTCTCTATCCTTCATCTGCTGCCAACAGTGTCGACAGTATTATTCAGACTCGGCCCCTTGGTCACCCAGGCCGAAGGCTTCGTGCAGAACACGCACAGCCAGCTCGGTGTACTTGGCGTCGATGATACAGGACACCTTGATCTCACTGGTAGAAATCATTTGGATATTGATTCCTTCCTGACTGAGCACCTGAAACATTTTGCTCGCCACTCCCGAATGGGAACGCATGCCGACACCGACAATAGATATTTTGGCGATATTTTCATCGCTCAGCACCCCGGCGGCACCAATCGCCTTACTGGTCTGTTCCACGGTCTTCAGAGCTTTTTTAAAGTCGCCATGGGGCACAGTAAAGGTCAGATCCGTGTAACCTTCGTGAGACACGTTCTGAATAATCATATCGACCGTAATGTTCTCCTCGGTGAGGGGCAGAAACAACCGAGAGGCGATACCGGGCTCATCGGGAACCCGCATCACGGAGATTTTAGCTTCATCCTTGTTATAGGTCACTCCTGAAACCAGAACGGTCTCCATATCACTATCCTCCTTCATCACCAGGGTTCCCTGGTTGTCATTGAAACTGGAACGCACATGCACCACCACGCCATATTTTTTGGCGAACTCCACGGAACGAGTCTGCAACACTTTGGCCCCCAGGGAGGCCATCTCCAGCATTTCGTCGTAGGATATTTTAGCAATCTTGGAGGCCTCCGGCACGATCCGCGGATCGGTAGTATAAACGCCATCAACATCCGTAAAAATTTCACAGACATCGGCTTTTAAAGCAGCGGCGACCGCCACGGCCGAGGTATCGGATCCGCCCCGGCCGAGAGTGGTCAAGTTGCCGTTGCAATCGGCCCCCTGGAATCCGGCAACCACGACAATGTGCCCGCTATCCAAGTCGGCACGAATCTTCTCATCGCCGATATGTTCAATGCGAGCCCGGGAAAAGGCGCTGTTGGTGACGATCGGCACCTGGTGGCCGAGATAGCTTTTGGCCTTGTAGCCCATGGACTGCAGACACATGGACAACAGGGAAATGGTTACCTGCTCACCAGTGGATACCAGCACATCGTATTCACGGTCATCGGGTTGTTCGCAGATCTCCTTGGCCAGCCCGACCAGTTTATTGGTTTCCCCGGACATTGCCGACAGAACCACTATAACCTGATTGCCTTCGGCATGGGTTTTGGCGACCCGACGAGCTACATTCTGGATTCTGTCGATGGTTCCCACCGAGGTGCCGCCATATTTCTGTACTACCAGGGCCATGACTTCCTTCTCCTCTTATAAAGATAAAATAGAACAACCGCATGGCTCTCATGGCGAGTCCTTATCCATGCAGAATTACATCCACTTATTCACGCCTGGCAGGCGGCCGATGAATCGCTAAATGGTTGACATCTTCGGCCGCCTCTTTAACCATCTCAGCCAAAGTCGGATGGGCATGGATCAGCCGGCCGACATCGGCAGCAGTCAATCCATGACCCAGAGCCAGGGCTATTTCAGCCACCAGATTGGAGGCCTGCTCGCCCACTACCGTGGCGCCAAGCAGGCGACCGTCACTTTTGTCGGCCAGCAACTTGACGAAACCTTCGGCGTGACCATCAGCTAAGGCCTTGCCGCTGGAACGATAGGAAAACCGACCGATATCCACGGCTAATTGCCGCGCCCTGCAGGCCTCTTCGGTCAAACCGACCTGGGACAATTCAGGCAGGGTAAAGACGGTGCTGGGAACCACATTATAATCAACCTGTTCGTTGCCGCCCAAAGCATTGGCTACTGCCACCCCGGCCTGATACGCAGCGACATGGGCCAATTGCGGCCCTCCAGTCAGATCACCAATGGCAAACACGTTTTCGACGGAGGTACGCATACCTTCATCGACCACCACGGCGCCGGCAGCTAATTCCACACCAAGCTCTTCCAAGCCAAGACCGTCGCTGTTGGGCACGCGACCGACGGCCACCAGGGCCTTATCAACTTGACTTGTTCCTTTGCCGGCAAGCTGTGCTTCAACTCGGCCATCAACCACAGTAAGCTGATCAATGGCGGTACCGACATGGATGTTTACGCCTTGAGCGTGTAGGGCTTTTGTCAGCAAAGCCACCGCTTCCCGATCGCTGTTGCCGAGCAGGTCCGGTTGCTGTTCCACCAATGTCACCCGGGAACCGAAAGCAGCAAAAATAGCGGCCAATTCGCAACCGATATAGCCTCCGCCAATAACCAGCAGGCTGGACGGAAGTCCTTGAATACCAAGAATTTCGTCACTGGTCAAAATATTTTTCCCGTCCACCGACCAAACTGCGGGACGTACCGGTCTCGCTCCGGTAGCCAAGACGATATGGCGGGCTTGTAGACGGCCTGTCAGGCCGGGACGACGAAAAGCAATCCGGCCCGGTTGTTCAATCCTGGCCTGACCTCGAAAGACCTCAATATCGTAGCTCTTCATCAGCTGACGCAAGCCACCGTGAAGTTGATCAACCACCGTATCCTTGCGCTTTGCAGCCGCCCCAAAATCAAAAGACAAAGAGCCGAGTTTAATGCCGTGAGCAGCGGCTTGATCGATCTGGCTCAGCAACCGCGCGGTGCTGTGCCAGGTTTTGGTCGGAATACAACCGCGATGCAAGCAGGTGCCGCCCAGGCGATCCGCCTCGATCAGGCAGACTTGCATACCCTGCTGGGCAGCGCGTACCGCAGCCGTGTAGCCCCCCGGGCCGCCGCCAATCACCGCCAGGTCGTATTCAGTCATTGTCCCCCGCCTGGCTCAACCACTCCCCTTGCCACTTTTGCATCAGGGCAAGAGGGCCCGCACCTGCAGCACGACACTCGATTCGCCGTTGATCGGCCTGTTCATGGGATAAATGCACAGCAAGATATTCCCGGGCCAGCCCGGTAAAGAGATCCGCCCATTCGACGATCGCTACCCCATCCCCCGGCAGATACTCCTCCATGCCG
Protein-coding sequences here:
- a CDS encoding Lon protease family protein, with protein sequence MKQYRLSPEELTWRCDPAQFEFETTEKLSCLEETIGQNRALAAIEFGLGIEADGFNIFILGEAGTGRSSTIKKLLEKRSLKEPVPDDWCYVHDFGDGSNPTYIRLPAGEGKEFHKDVDALVMQLVAAIPKLFESKEYEQSKNQIASESQEKNKKLVQELEEQVNKEGFLLQRTVGGLVLVPTKDDEPLSQKDFADLEEADRQAIEEKGAVLQEQLNEVLRKVVELEKETRATTLKMEKDLLSRTLCHIYEDLAEKYQKYPKVLAHFENCMKDIIDRVDEFRPSQGTQVLPGGKMGRQEPSFDRYRINLFVDNSEAKGAPVVYEANPTYFNLFGRIEHIITSGTATTNFTMVKSGALHRANGGYLILDCREMLMNLFSYEALKRSLRNGEIKIEDMAEQYRLIATVSLKPEPVPLSCKVVLIGVPWLYYLLYQLDPDFRKYFKVKADFDRMMENTWENVQQYALFVATKCQEEELLPFAPGGVARVVEHAARLIDDKNRLSSRFIDVADLIREAAFFAKRHNIEKVEREHVELAIESKIYRSNRVEERVQEMIDDGTLLIDTEGEVTGQLNGLSVYMLGDYAFGRPARITVRTFMGKGGVINIEREAKLSGPIYDKGMLIISGFIGDRFAQDKPLALAASICMEQSYGGIEGDSASSAEIYGLLSSLSGLPLNQSIAVTGSVNQRGQVQSIGGVNEKVEGFYIVCKAKGLNGKQGVIIPSSNVKNLMLKQEVVDAVAAGQFHVWAVSDIDQGIELLTGVPAGEVQDDGSWPEGTVNYLVDKRLREMAEAIFKFGREENKDSDV
- a CDS encoding bifunctional DedA family/phosphatase PAP2 family protein, translated to MQSFLENIVTLLPGGGLYYLLIGTVALLESIVLIGLLVPGSTLVLLVGFLAAHGKGDMTAIAISALTGALVGDMCSYVLGSRFGTRLLQSNLFRKRLGLIRKAELFFARHGGKSLFLGRFAGPLRGSVPFVAGCSAMRPGAFSRNTLLSCILWGIIYPGLGYLGAASWQKVTQLTGQFSLLLATLVVLFILNSLFWKKFFPRIVKRSQSLWVRLSAAWRSCLSRPGVTALAKRFPRLWSFAADRFSMKKGSGLYLTCGFAFSTLFAGLFFGLLNSFALVARIDQKLYMVFEQLHHPLADRLMLLVSSLANLPALLIFCGLLLLWLVLNNRDFSAAILLVGIGGGQLLVFLGKVFFHRLRPLPFFEQLQSTSASFPSGHAFSALLFVGLLAYYLFGALRYWQSRLMMIILLSFITLVVGLSRCYLGLHWFSDIVAGYLFAAVWLTFLLTTLEVRRRFTGEFPWRSGWQPLNLSARQRTTIMALASGVALYAMVRYLLLQLGLL
- a CDS encoding agmatine deiminase family protein — translated: MTVRLPAEWEPQDGVLLAWPHENTDWAAVLPQIEPVFLQLATTISRYEQVLIVTTDPDSLRDKLEAFGSTMAAITLVQASFDDTWCRDFGPITVLAHSAPRLQDFVFNGWGNKFLAEQDNAITGHLQHRNLFAAPVDYRPLVLEGGSIESDGCGTLLTTSQCLLNPNRNPDYSKGQIEKELQETLGCRRILWLYQGHLLGDDTDAHIDTLARFAPNDTILYVACDDPEDEHYPALSRMAEELTAFRTKAGQPYRLLPLPWPAARFDDDGQRLPATYANFLIINGAVLVPTYCDPQDDKALATVRSAFPGREIIGIDCSAVILQHGSLHCLTMQLPQGVLS
- a CDS encoding carbon-nitrogen hydrolase, translating into MTRQPSLNVGLVQQSCCDNRQENIDRSIAGIRQAASQGATLVVLQELHTSLYFCQTEDCDRFDLAEAIPGPSTEQFGHIAKELGVVLVASLFEKRAAGLYHNTAVVLEKDGSIAGRYRKMHIPDDPGYYEKFYFTPGDLGFQPITTSVGKLGVLVCWDQWYPEAARLMALAGAEILIYPTAIGWDPADSKEEQARQLDAWQTIQRGHAIANGLPVVSVNRVGLEPNPEKDAPGAMFWGNSFVAGCQGELLAKAGDKQEEVLVVEIDRQRSEQVRRIWPFLRDRRIDAYGELTKRFRD
- a CDS encoding ComEA family DNA-binding protein, which codes for MNNKAGLLLTVALMLLTAGIRYGRVDSLMEENPPAVSVGDSEGIWIELGEGFPDQGVHQFIDGFTPRSVIQVTLGERNSDRCEKASIDKPLTSGETLCIRLEGAEIIEVKRTWMPASRRIVLGIPLQPQTMTTADWMALPGIGPKLAAAIELDRQKNGDFTSFAQLERVPGIGPGRLAAWERFF
- the cimA gene encoding citramalate synthase — protein: MSLIHLYDTTLRDGTQAEEISFLVADKIRIAQKLDELGVHYIEGGWPGSNPKDIAFFKEVKKVSLKQAKIAAFGSTRRAKTTPEKDNNLRTLIEAEPDAVTIFGKTWDFHVREALRISGEANLELIYDSLAYLKQHVAEVFYDAEHFFDGYKANPEYAIDTLKAAQQAQADCIVLCDTNGGTLPHELPAILTEVKKHIQTPLGIHTHNDSECAVANSLMAVEHGIVHVQGTLNGFGERCGNANLCSIIASLQLKMGHQCLTEKQLQRLREVSRYVYELANLVPNPHQAYVGNSAFAHKGGVHVSAIQRHPETYEHIRPEQVGNVTRVLVSDLSGRSNVLAKAEQFNINLDSKDPVTMEILEKIKDLENKGYQFEGAEASFELLMRRALGSVKQFFSIIGFRVIDSKRHGEEKPFSEATVQVKVGGRIEHTAAEGSGPINALDNALRKALESFYPQVKDMRLFDYKVRVLPTGKGTASITRVLLESGDKNMRWGTVGVSDNIIDASYQALVDALQYKLLKDAEDE
- a CDS encoding aspartate kinase, giving the protein MALVVQKYGGTSVGTIDRIQNVARRVAKTHAEGNQVIVVLSAMSGETNKLVGLAKEICEQPDDREYDVLVSTGEQVTISLLSMCLQSMGYKAKSYLGHQVPIVTNSAFSRARIEHIGDEKIRADLDSGHIVVVAGFQGADCNGNLTTLGRGGSDTSAVAVAAALKADVCEIFTDVDGVYTTDPRIVPEASKIAKISYDEMLEMASLGAKVLQTRSVEFAKKYGVVVHVRSSFNDNQGTLVMKEDSDMETVLVSGVTYNKDEAKISVMRVPDEPGIASRLFLPLTEENITVDMIIQNVSHEGYTDLTFTVPHGDFKKALKTVEQTSKAIGAAGVLSDENIAKISIVGVGMRSHSGVASKMFQVLSQEGINIQMISTSEIKVSCIIDAKYTELAVRVLHEAFGLGDQGAESE
- the lpdA gene encoding dihydrolipoyl dehydrogenase; protein product: MTEYDLAVIGGGPGGYTAAVRAAQQGMQVCLIEADRLGGTCLHRGCIPTKTWHSTARLLSQIDQAAAHGIKLGSLSFDFGAAAKRKDTVVDQLHGGLRQLMKSYDIEVFRGQARIEQPGRIAFRRPGLTGRLQARHIVLATGARPVRPAVWSVDGKNILTSDEILGIQGLPSSLLVIGGGYIGCELAAIFAAFGSRVTLVEQQPDLLGNSDREAVALLTKALHAQGVNIHVGTAIDQLTVVDGRVEAQLAGKGTSQVDKALVAVGRVPNSDGLGLEELGVELAAGAVVVDEGMRTSVENVFAIGDLTGGPQLAHVAAYQAGVAVANALGGNEQVDYNVVPSTVFTLPELSQVGLTEEACRARQLAVDIGRFSYRSSGKALADGHAEGFVKLLADKSDGRLLGATVVGEQASNLVAEIALALGHGLTAADVGRLIHAHPTLAEMVKEAAEDVNHLAIHRPPARRE